From bacterium, one genomic window encodes:
- a CDS encoding ABC transporter permease: MLLRTVIVKDLRRWWSDRNAVIVALLLPLVLTAILGLSFGGFGGEAGISAIPLAVVGDVPAVVRQFLDDALRETGLFDVTWTGRAEAERLVRTGEMRAALIIPDDLMTRLLRGDRVEVTLWKDINSEFKAGIVEQILERMLLYVRAGEAAYFGAWPDDWYPARGEADAIGGLFDDASTLDVYRRIRDGSAEARTAWEELQRLLDNQLSLQDAFERASIDLRVEDRTGEALAENEDARASRNMFDYFLPGMAVFFLMFSAGGAGGDIHREREGGTLRRMLVSPLRARDLLLGKWAFATGNGLLQLLILFAVGRLVFRLNLGPDPVALPIHALVTSAALASFFLVLAMLTRTEKQMGQVGTGIILFMAIIGGNFVPAEAMPAFIRSAARFTPNYWANEGFTAIVSYDRGLSAVTDSLSVLAGISAVLLVVALLLLHRRERRGELL; encoded by the coding sequence TTGCTTCTGCGCACCGTGATCGTGAAGGACCTGCGCCGCTGGTGGAGCGACCGCAACGCCGTGATCGTGGCCCTGCTGCTGCCGCTGGTCCTGACGGCCATCCTCGGTCTCTCCTTCGGCGGCTTCGGCGGGGAAGCGGGCATCAGCGCGATCCCCCTGGCGGTCGTCGGCGACGTGCCCGCGGTGGTCCGCCAGTTCCTGGACGACGCGTTGCGGGAAACCGGGCTCTTCGACGTCACGTGGACCGGGCGCGCGGAGGCGGAACGCCTGGTCCGCACGGGCGAGATGCGGGCCGCGCTGATCATTCCCGACGACCTGATGACTCGCCTTCTGCGCGGCGACAGGGTGGAGGTCACCCTCTGGAAGGACATCAATTCCGAGTTCAAGGCCGGCATCGTGGAGCAGATCCTCGAGCGGATGCTGCTGTACGTCCGGGCGGGCGAAGCCGCCTATTTCGGCGCCTGGCCCGACGACTGGTATCCCGCGCGGGGGGAGGCCGACGCCATCGGCGGTCTTTTTGACGACGCCTCGACCCTCGATGTCTACCGCCGCATCCGTGACGGCTCCGCCGAGGCCCGCACGGCCTGGGAAGAGCTCCAGCGGCTGCTGGACAACCAGCTCAGTCTCCAGGACGCGTTCGAACGGGCGAGCATCGACCTGCGGGTGGAGGACCGGACCGGAGAGGCGCTCGCGGAGAACGAGGACGCCCGCGCCAGCCGCAACATGTTCGACTACTTCCTGCCGGGCATGGCCGTGTTCTTCCTGATGTTCTCGGCAGGGGGCGCCGGCGGCGACATCCACCGGGAGAGGGAGGGCGGCACCCTGCGCCGGATGCTCGTCTCGCCCCTGCGCGCCCGGGACCTGCTGCTGGGCAAGTGGGCCTTCGCCACCGGCAACGGCCTATTGCAGCTGCTGATCCTCTTCGCCGTGGGCAGGCTGGTCTTTCGCCTGAATCTGGGACCGGACCCGGTGGCCCTGCCGATACATGCGCTGGTGACCAGCGCCGCCCTCGCCTCGTTCTTCCTCGTCCTCGCCATGCTGACACGGACCGAGAAGCAGATGGGCCAGGTCGGCACCGGGATCATCCTGTTCATGGCCATCATCGGCGGCAACTTCGTGCCCGCGGAAGCCATGCCGGCGTTCATCCGCTCGGCGGCCCGCTTCACGCCGAACTACTGGGCCAACGAGGGCTTTACCGCGATCGTCTCCTACGATCGGGGCCTGTCCGCGGTGACCGATTCCCTCTCGGTGCTGGCCGGCATATCCGCCGTCCTGCTGGTAGTGGCCCTGCTGCTGCTGCACCGCCGCGAGCGGAGGGGGGAGTTGCTGTGA
- a CDS encoding ATP-binding cassette domain-containing protein: MIQVSDLVKSFGTVTAVDGISFDMKEGEIFGLLGPNGAGKTTTISALSTLLPIDAGSVTVCGHDVTREPVQVRRRIGVVPQELALYEELNAEQNLKFWGRLYGLDGKALRVRVGELLEVSQLVDHARRPVKGFSGGMKRRLNIMIGLVHRPEVLFLDEPTVGIDAQARSRILELIRQMNDDGLTVLYTTHYLEEAEQLCDRIAVIDQGRMVALGNKEELIRQIGEADLMRCQVPAAEMAALSAALSTRDDVLEVSERRGKLQIECRDGASLLPVLQSELAGRGLTLEQLEIIRPDLETLYLKVTGRALRE; this comes from the coding sequence GGCATCTCCTTCGACATGAAAGAGGGGGAGATCTTCGGGCTGCTCGGGCCCAACGGCGCCGGCAAGACGACCACCATCTCGGCGCTGTCCACGTTGCTGCCCATCGATGCGGGCTCCGTCACGGTCTGCGGTCACGATGTGACGCGGGAACCGGTCCAGGTGCGCCGCCGCATCGGGGTGGTGCCCCAGGAACTCGCCCTGTACGAGGAGCTGAACGCCGAGCAGAACCTGAAATTCTGGGGGCGGCTGTACGGACTCGACGGGAAGGCCCTGCGCGTCAGGGTGGGGGAATTGCTCGAGGTGAGTCAGCTCGTCGATCACGCGCGCCGGCCCGTCAAGGGCTTCTCGGGCGGGATGAAGCGGCGACTGAACATCATGATCGGCCTGGTGCACCGTCCCGAGGTCCTGTTCCTGGACGAACCGACCGTGGGCATCGACGCCCAGGCCCGTTCGCGCATCCTGGAGCTGATACGGCAGATGAACGACGACGGCCTGACCGTCCTCTACACCACCCACTATCTCGAGGAAGCCGAGCAGCTCTGCGATCGTATCGCCGTGATCGACCAGGGACGCATGGTCGCCCTGGGGAACAAGGAGGAGCTGATCCGGCAGATCGGCGAGGCGGACCTGATGAGATGCCAGGTGCCGGCGGCCGAGATGGCGGCTCTGTCCGCCGCCCTCTCGACCCGGGACGATGTGCTGGAGGTGAGCGAGCGACGCGGCAAGCTGCAGATCGAATGCCGCGACGGCGCCAGCCTGCTGCCGGTCCTGCAGAGCGAGCTCGCCGGGCGCGGCCTCACCCTCGAGCAGCTGGAGATCATCCGGCCCGACCTGGAAACCCTGTACCTCAAGGTCACCGGACGCGCGCTGCGCGAATAG